CATTCTCAGAGCTCTTCCGCAGACCTAGTAATCGCTGTAGACGTTGGTAGAGATACCTTATAGTTCTCActaaagcaaaagctgagaACACCTTGGTGAAGTGTACTCTGAGGCGGGAGAAGTGATTGGCTACATCCAACACAGCTCTGAAACTGTTGTAGACAGCTGAAAAGGTAGCATCCATCATCATGCTGACTGAGGCAAATGCATGCACAATACTTTCAATGGACTGAAATGCACCTCTGCTGCTCTCTTCAGCCTGCTGAACAAACCTGCTGGGAGGAATATCATCTGCACGAAAGCGGTTATAACCCAAACCACCATATCCGTAACTGTAAGGACTATAGCTTCCATAAAAAGAAGTTCCGTATGAACCatagcctggagaaaaagaactACTATATGCTGGCCTGAAAGTGCTCAGACTACTGCTTCCTGTTCGCTGTGATGGTCTTGGCAAAATAGGTGGAGGTATTCGTGCAACTGTGGGTTGTCCAGGCCTGGTCAGCAGGTTGTCACCCAAGTCAGCAGACCTAAACAAATTCAGACAAGCAAGATCAGTACTCAAACTaagtttatattttcatttctgcagagaTCTTGGCTAACTATATAAATACAACAGTGCGtttcagcagtgccagggcagggaaCCTGGTAGCCAAACACTCAATATGTTGCACAACATCTGTGGGAAGTAAATAAAAGTCAGGAAATACAGgtctttcagggaagaaaaaacataatgAGATATTCAGTGTAAATGTGGAACTGCAGCATATCCAAAACGTACACATGGAAAAGCTTTCAATCTATTTATTGTATTGACTAAGAAAGCATGAAATGCTACATCTAGATCATTTTTCTGCGTACAAAAGCCTCTCATATGCGCTACCGAGAATATTTCTGAACTTCTCAAActgaaagttttatttccaaTACTTACTCTAAGCTCTTCTATACAATGAACCAATGACACAGCAGGAAGGAAGTTTGTGAGCTCCTTTGAATCCACCCTTAGAGAAAAGGGTGGCGTGACCTAATTGAGAATCCAAGTAATTATACAACATATGCAAGGGCTTTGGGTCCCCCAATTTCCCCTTCTACACAAACTATCTAATTACTTTTACGTAGCACATCAAGGATTGAATTTATTAGTTAACTGTTGGCAGGAAGAGGTATTATAAAtcaattatttgcttttatttcagtaaacaTTCCTTTGTATGCCCATAAGTTTAGGTCACTTTATCTATATGCCTTTCATAGGAAGCCTCTGCAAACTCTAGTCTGGTATTGGAATTGTGTCAAACAGCTGTCCAACTTTTGCTGTGTCATTAAAAAGCTAATCACATATTATGACCCTTAAAGTTAAACAGTTTGGTTATTTCCCACGTTTACTGCCTCATCCCATGACTTCCCACTTCTATAGACCattaaattcacagaaaaataaacagaagaagaaaactcAAGTTTGAAGTGCTATGGTGCTACttttttctgcactgctttCAGTGTAAAGCACGCTTGCTATACTACTTCTGTGTAAGGTTGGGAACAGCCTCCTCTCAGCAAAACTTTCTGATTTTCACAGCAGAGAATAAGTTACAACTTTACactgcttgatttttttccatcatagACACTAAATCTCTTAGCAGTtaaagacagaagcaaaaataagtcattatcacagaaaacagaggTACTGTAACTTAAGACACTGCTCCATTCCCCTTGCTGACAGTCAACTTAGGACACCTCACTTTAAAGCTGTTTGAAGCAATTTAAAATGAGCTAGATAACCCCACTGAGAAAAATTAACATCCATTTTCTTGCTTAGAAAGCTTGAGCTGGCAGTGCAAGCAGCAGTATCTGTTGAACGTTTAGTCCTGGACTAACCTTTTGCCCAGTTTCAGCTGGCTCTTTCATTTGGTACTAGTGACTGCAATTAAACAAGACTGATCTTAACTGCCAAGCATTCCTTGACTTCTGATAAAAAGGAAGTTTACAAACACTTTCTGTGCAACATCCTTCTCCATGAGCTTGGATTTTCTGGAAAGCTCAGATTCCCAGGTGAACACTGCTGAGACGGACACACCGAGGCATCTTTTCCAATTCCTGAGGGTGACACACAGCTTCTCCACTCCTACCGTGCACGCTTACACAGCTGCGTGATCCCCAGGAACGGCCGCCTGCACTCAGCCCACCCCTGACAACACGTACAGCTTTACCTTCACCACACTCACTATACGTGCAGCTTTCTACAGATACAAGCAGAGCTCGAGACTAGCTAGCACCGTTCGGGggcctctccttccctctccctacCGAGGAGGGGAATCCACCAGAGATCCCCCTCCCCGCCTGGCACACAACCCCTCAACAAAGCAAGGCAAACGACCCCAAACCACCCCAGCGGataacacacacaccccgagCGAGCTCCCTCAGCCCGCAGAGGCGCTGCTCGGCCGAGCCCGACCTTTGCGCTCGCCTCAGCGCAGAAGGCCGAGGCGGCAGACCCGAGGCGGAGCAGGCGCCCTGAGGCGGCGAACGCCTAATCCCACCACGGGCAGGGGAGACCCGGGGGCCGGAGCACGCACTCACTGGAAAGCCGGCGCCACGGTACCCGCCAGCCGCCGGTTCTCCCAGGGCTTGGGAGGCGGCGGCTGCGACGCCATGTCCGCCTCGCTGCGGGCCGCGCtctgccccggcccggcccgccccgctcttccgcccgcccgcccgcccacTGCCAGGCGCGACGCGCGAGCCCCGAGCTATTCACCAGCAGCATTTCGGGCAGGGCttcccgccgcgccgggccaTCGATGCGCTCTGCTTTGCCTCTGCGCAAGCCTGTATCGTGCCCGCTGGCCGCCCGGAAAAGGGGGAAGGCTCGGCGCCGCGCCGGGGGCGCTGCGAGGTGATCGCTTCTCCCGGGGGagtggggcggggcggggggcggcggcggcagctcGGAGCCCTGTGGGGCAGGGCGGCTCCGTGCGGAGCGGGCCCtcatcccccccgccccctccggTGCAGCCCGCGCGGGCGGTGGggccgcctcccctcccctcgccGAGCGCTGAGGCGGCGGGCCGGGACCGGGGGCAGGAGCGCTGCGCTGCCCCGGCGCGGCTGGGCCGGCCGGGTCTGGCTTCTGTCGCGATAGTGACCCGACTGTCGtcgcgggggcgggcgggcaggggctTCGCCGTTCGGGCCTGCCGGGGAGCGCcgtgcggggcggcgggggcggcgtGCCTGCCGGCCTTCGCGCCCGGGAAGCGGGACATTGCGTCTGGAGcgtctctctcttttttttttttttttttcccccccctcgCTTCAGGCGATGGTAGCATGAAGGCGTTAGGGTGGCAATATTTAAGCCTCACGAAGCTGAATAGAGCTAGCAGTTGCCTAAAAGTATCTTTGTTcgttttatgctttttaaaagcaggtttgAAGGTTTCTAGATAGTCCTTGGCTTTTACAGCTTAATGTAAAGAATCCAAATCCAGGAGAAACTGAATTAAGTGAATTAATAACTTTTCCTGTGCTCAGAAGGTTGAGCTCTCTCTGTGCAGGGTGCTCCTGAGGACAGGACACCAGAGGTGTGACAGGTTGTGCTGGCACAGAGGACGCCCATATATCCAGCCTCTACACCGGCTCTTCGATACAGAAACTAGGCACCTGTCAAACATTGCTTACAGGAGCTAAACCCCAAACAAAATCAGGTGGTTCATCTGTTGGTTATTGTGGAGCACCTTGCCAAAGGATGTAGAGGCAAGAGAATTTCAAAGAGACACTGAAGAAGGATTGCAGGAAAGATCTGTTAAGGTTTACCAACAGTTAAACCACACTAGGTCAAAGGAACCCCCCAAACCAGAAATAACTGGAGGAAGGGAGCACACCGTGGCAGAGGCATATGCCCTGCAAACACATATTTTCCTGTGGCACCTGTTTATACTTGCCCTGGGTGACAGCAGAATTGAACCTTTGGCCTGAACAACTGTGGTTATTCTTATGTGCCTCCTAAAGTTTCCTAGATAGCCGGTAAGGTTGAGCATCTCACTGGGAAACTTGCTGAGATTTCTACCCCATTATTAAATTTCAGCCAAAGAAATTAGTCTGTTCTGCAGTTCTGGGCAGAGAGAATGACAGAAAACCAAATTAGCTATAAtcttttaagggaaaaaaaccccattatCTCTCCCAAAAACTCCCAAAGGAGTCCTGTATTTGAGATGGGAAAgaacaaatcttaaaaaattGAAGGGGCTAACTTCCTTTGCCTTTAGGGCTTTGTATGACGAAAGGGGATGGCATCTGTTGTTTGGggcttcccccctgcccccctccgTGATTTTAATGCATTGATTCTTTAGTTGCTGCAATTTTGGAAGGAATGCCCATTTTACGTTTGGCTTAATATGTCTTAGCTCCACCCTTCGCCATTTAGTAAAGAATTAATGTGTCATGTAATGCACTTTATCAAAGATAAAATTCTGGACAAAAGCTCTGCATATGTTTGTCAGAACTCTtgacttcagatttttctagGAAGTACAGAAGCTTTTCCATGACTCAGTGGTCTTTTGGGGTTGGTCTTCCAATTCTGTTGTGCCTTTGATTTGAGAGAACATGTATCCTACACTTTCTctaaaggacaaaaaaaaaagaatccagtGATTCTAAATATGGTGCTGTTAAGTGAGTCCTTTTATTGTTGCATTGCTGAATTGCGTTTATtctaagctttttttcttttcttttttaaacttcagcaTTATCCAGCATGTCTTCACTAACAGAAAAGGACAGACCAATTGTTCAGCTGTTACTGAACACTGGCACTTGCCCACGATGTATTTTGAGGTTCTGCTGTGTGGGATCACAGATGCTTTATAGACATCCGTACAAGGTTTGTTCTTTGTATTCCCAATTAGAATGTGTGAACATGTGAATGCAGTGCTCTTTACACTACCTTGAAGGTCGTTGTTGTATTCCTGGGCTCTTTGCCTGAGAGGAAAACGCTTTGCAAAATGTGTTATGAAAAATTACTGCTGCTGCACTGTACAATTTTGACAAATTacaagaatcatagaatatcaCAATCGTTGTGGATTAAATGTTAAGTTTGACTGTGAAAGTTGCTATGTATTCCCTGAAAACACCAGAAAACGTGGCATGTTAGCTTCTGCACAGCATGGCTCTATCACTTTTGAAGCAGAGCAGCTATGACCGTTCcctctgttctttttcctttattgtaATAAGTAGTAAAGTCATTGTGGGCAGTGTAGCTGATGCAGAGGGAGAACCATCTATGTTCCAAACTGGTTTTTTGTCtcatgcttcctttttctttcagtagaaTTGGTAGAGGGATGTAACTGAAGAATTGTGGAGCACAAGTTAAGGATAAATCTTCCTTTTTCAGTCATTCAAACACAGTGTTATTAGGCATCCTTTTCAGCTGACCTTAATACCAAAATTGAGTGTACTTCAAATTTTTCCTAGCTGTGCACAACCATTCTTGCCTTTGTTCTTGTATTTGATACTCTTCAACTAATTTTGGCCATTTGTTTTTCATCCATACTGGTTCTTTGAGACTCCTTTCATTGTGTAGGCCAAATAAACATCTCCATTTACTTGATCTAACCCCTTGTCTTTATGCTTGCATCTTCTGGTGTTTGTCTTGATTGTTTCGCCTTTGTTCCAGTTTAGTTTCTCCAGAATTCGTTTTTAACATCTTTCTTAGAAtcctagaatggtttgggttggaagggaccttaaagatcagctaGTTCCACCgtcagggacaccttccactagacgAGGTTGCTCAAAGCCGCATCCAACCTggtcttgaacacttccagggatgggggatccacagcttttccaggcaacctgtgccagtgcctcgccaccctcacagtgaagaatttcttcctaataccttgtctaaatctaccctttttcaaCTTAAAGCCTTTCCCCCTTGGCCTATCACTACATGCTgttgtaaaaagtccctctccagcttaCTTGTAGGCTCCCTGTAGGTGCTGcaaggctgctataaggtctccctggagccttcacttttccaggctgaaccaccccaactctctcagcctgtcttcatagcagaggggctccagctctgatcatctttgtggcctcctctggactcgctctGACAAGCCCCTGTCCTTATGttggccccagagctgaacgcagtactgcaggtggggtctcacaggagtggagcagagggggaggattGCCTCCATTGACCTGTTTCGTCTTtatccttttccattttctattaATCATTTGAGAAGTGTTCATTCTGTATGCCATTGTTTATTCTTTTGCACCTCTACCTAATTTTCCTCTGAGTTGCAATACCACAGCAACTGCTGTCCTTGTTACTGAAGACCTTTTAATAAATCTTCATTTCTAAACTATGTTTTGCCTCTATCTCTCATCTGTCCTAAAATTCAGAGACATGCAGGAATTCTTCTGTCTTCTCACCAGCACATCCTTTAATTTTTATGGGCTTCTGTCTTTATATGAAGTTCATCCTCTATGTACTTAATTTCACCCTCACCTGTATctgctctcattttcttctcatactGTGCTAGCCAACTCTTCCTAGTCATCTGGGCTAATGGAGTTGGAGGAATTAAATTCTAACATAATCTAAATGAGAAAAAGGCAATAAACATCTGTTCCCATTGAATAGTGATGAGGCCAAAGATAAATGCATTTCTGCAAGTCAGGtctgtaaaatgttttcacttttggATGGTAAAGAAGTCTGTTCAGCAGAATTCGATTTCTCTGGTCAATATTTTGAGAGAAATACAGCTTGAAGCTTTCTAATGGTGTAGATGTCTTTTGGTATAAATTCCAAGTTGTTAATTACATATACTACGGCTAAATTGAAATGATTAGTGCTGCCTTTTACAATTGTGTTTATAAGTGCTTGTTACAGCAttggagaaaagaagaagaaacaacaacaGTATGATTCCTCTGTTTATGTTAGGAGTTGATGAAGGATttaaaagaatttctgaaaaataatcaaGAGGAAGAAGATACGGATTGTTTTGATGTAGTTGATCCTCCTTGTAAGAGAATCAGACTTGAGCAGACAGAAGAAGGGCCTGATGCTCTGAACCACAACGGAGCTCTCCAGCAGATACCTTTGGTTAATGATGGAAATACCGCAGTGGAGAACTCAGCTGTGAAGGTTTGCAACGTGTGTTTGGGAATTCTTCAGGAGTTCTGCGAGGCCGACTTTGTGAAAAAGGTAAATATCTGTTCTTAGTCTTTCCGTGTACTTTTTCTGGAGGTTGTGTATGTTAGGGCCTACAGGAGAGAGCTAATGATTTTAAACACCATGCAGTTAAACAATTAAGAGAAAGGTACTGGAAAACAAATCGAAACATGTACctgttttgaatatttgaagTGTAGGTGGCGCCATTCGACTATTTACTGCTCATTGACACTGTGTGCAAACTTGCCGTGCAGCTGGGAAATGCAACTTGTCCCTGTGACCGTATTTTACCCAGGCCTTGTCATAATGtaactttttgtaaaaaaatagcAGCGCAGGTGCAACGGAATGACTGCTAGGAGCACATTTTCCTAGGGAAAGGCCTAACAGTCACTTATGTGAAGGGAAAATGAGGAGGCATCAACTGCTGTGCTCTTAAGCTTAACTATATGTTCCTAATACAGCATGATTCTGTACTATTTTTTAGAATATATACAATGTACTATTagaatatatatacatatatacaacGTACTACTATTTAGAAAGccacagaggaagaagaatACTTTGGTGTTACAGCAGGTTGTAGGTAATAGAGAATATGTGAGTTAGGAGAGAATATGGGTATAACAAGTATTGCAAACATCACCTCTGAGCAATAAAATTGCTTATGTCACAAACTGAAATATCAGCTAGAAAAATCACTGTTGCATTTGAGATGTTAAACAcagttttaatagaaaataatttggtttaatAGCGTGAATATATCTAAAAATGGGACTAAACAGAAAGCATAGTATATAGTTTCTGTTGCTGCAGTGtatgatgtttcttttttgtttccgTTGGCAgagtatatgtatttttacaccATCTCCTTCTAAGACTTGTTTCAGAGTTACTCTTCTTGAGTAGGAATGGAAAATCTGACAGCATTTGTTAAGGCATCACAAAAACTGATTATTTTACAAGGAAATTTCCTTATCTGAGATGTTGATTTCACCTTAAAAGCTCAGAATTAGTCTTTTAACATTCACTAAAGTCACTGATGTTTTGGACAGCAATTTCATTTGTGTTTAAGCTTACTTCCAGTAGGGATATCTAACCATCAGCTTTTGCTAGCCTACTTTAAAACATTTGATGTGTGTTTGGGTTCTTACTTTATTTCCAGTGACAAACAtgattttttatgatgaggaaTGCTTATGAATTAGTACTACGGATATTTGTTTGTTCCTGTATGATACTGGCATCTTAAAACATGTTTATTGTCACAGAATTGTGTCACTGCcatgaaaaaaagacacagtgTCAGCTGTTCGAGTCTTTGGTCATTGTGGTATAATTTGTTGCATTAAGATTTTGGTATACAATTGGTCTTAGCCTTAAAATAGCCAGCTGCTTGTTTTCTATCAATAAG
The nucleotide sequence above comes from Falco biarmicus isolate bFalBia1 chromosome 12, bFalBia1.pri, whole genome shotgun sequence. Encoded proteins:
- the PEX13 gene encoding peroxisome biogenesis factor 13 isoform X2 translates to MASQPPPPKPWENRRLAGTVAPAFQSADLGDNLLTRPGQPTVARIPPPILPRPSQRTGSSSLSTFRPAYSSSFSPGYGSYGTSFYGSYSPYSYGYGGLGYNRFRADDIPPSRFVQQAEESSRGAFQSIESIVHAFASVSMMMDATFSAVYNSFRAVLDVANHFSRLRVHFTKVFSAFALVRTIRYLYQRLQRLLGLRKSSENEDLWAESEGTVARVGLEDKATNSAKSWPIFLFFAVIMGGPYLIWKLLSTYSDEETVSSNWASGEDDHVVGRAEYDFSALSEEEISFRAGDVLKLAPKEQQPKIRGWLLASYDGQTTGLVPANYIKILGKRRGRKTVDLERITEQRPAFTSRAVTGSTATVTSEEQEAAFDSVFAGSKKDPVASDSTMVSGEKQEL
- the PEX13 gene encoding peroxisome biogenesis factor 13 isoform X1 — protein: MASQPPPPKPWENRRLAGTVAPAFQSADLGDNLLTRPGQPTVARIPPPILPRPSQRTGSSSLSTFRPAYSSSFSPGYGSYGTSFYGSYSPYSYGYGGLGYNRFRADDIPPSRFVQQAEESSRGAFQSIESIVHAFASVSMMMDATFSAVYNSFRAVLDVANHFSRLRVHFTKVFSAFALVRTIRYLYQRLQRLLGLRKSSENEDLWAESEGTVARVGLEDKATNSAKSWPIFLFFAVIMGGPYLIWKLLSTYSDEETAVSSNWASGEDDHVVGRAEYDFSALSEEEISFRAGDVLKLAPKEQQPKIRGWLLASYDGQTTGLVPANYIKILGKRRGRKTVDLERITEQRPAFTSRAVTGSTATVTSEEQEAAFDSVFAGSKKDPVASDSTMVSGEKQEL